In Aliamphritea ceti, a single window of DNA contains:
- a CDS encoding undecaprenyl-phosphate glucose phosphotransferase has protein sequence MCLLLALAGFVTKTSEMFSREVLLQWAVTAYLLQSINHLVLRALYKRYKVMFAREIPTLVVGTGELAKHLVKNLNSNNWLPDNVSGFVYVKDNPRDANIQETFSLPIHGHVDDLRQIIKQQGIRRVYIALPVKASETIEALHIDLLDMNVDVIWVPDIFAMSLLNHSVREVAGMPLISLNESPMTSSKTSIFLKGVMDRSVALISLILLSPLLISIGVAVKRSSPGPVFFKQERHGWDGKVIKVWKFRSMKLHDDSEVKQATKGDNRITSVGAFIRRTSIDELPQLINVLQGSMSLVGPRPHAVAHNEYYSGKVDAYLARHRIKPGITGLAQISGCRGETETIDKMQKRVEFDLSYINNWSLMGDIKILIRTPLSLLSKDIY, from the coding sequence GTGTGCTTATTGCTTGCACTGGCCGGGTTTGTAACTAAAACCAGCGAAATGTTCTCAAGAGAAGTGCTTTTACAATGGGCCGTAACTGCATATTTATTGCAAAGCATTAATCACCTTGTGTTAAGAGCCTTATACAAACGCTATAAAGTAATGTTTGCTCGTGAAATTCCAACACTTGTTGTTGGAACGGGTGAGTTAGCAAAGCACTTAGTTAAAAATCTGAATTCTAATAACTGGTTGCCAGACAATGTGTCTGGCTTTGTCTATGTAAAAGACAATCCCCGCGATGCCAATATACAGGAAACATTTTCGTTACCTATTCACGGCCATGTTGATGATTTGCGTCAGATAATCAAACAGCAGGGTATTCGTCGTGTTTATATTGCTTTACCTGTTAAAGCCTCTGAAACCATAGAAGCATTGCATATTGATCTGCTGGACATGAACGTCGATGTGATCTGGGTGCCGGATATTTTCGCAATGAGTTTGTTGAATCATTCAGTACGAGAAGTAGCGGGTATGCCACTGATCTCTTTGAATGAAAGCCCAATGACGTCCAGTAAAACATCAATCTTCCTAAAAGGTGTCATGGATCGATCTGTTGCGCTGATTAGTCTGATTTTGTTGAGCCCTCTTTTAATTAGTATTGGGGTTGCTGTGAAACGTTCATCGCCTGGTCCAGTGTTCTTCAAACAGGAGCGTCATGGTTGGGACGGTAAAGTCATTAAAGTCTGGAAGTTCCGCAGCATGAAACTTCATGACGACAGTGAAGTTAAGCAAGCAACTAAGGGTGATAACCGCATTACAAGTGTCGGCGCATTTATACGGCGCACTTCTATCGATGAGTTACCTCAATTAATTAACGTACTACAGGGTTCTATGTCACTGGTAGGCCCTCGCCCGCATGCTGTGGCACATAACGAATACTATTCAGGAAAGGTTGATGCCTATCTGGCGCGTCATCGAATTAAACCGGGCATCACTGGGCTAGCACAGATCAGTGGTTGTCGTGGTGAAACCGAGACTATAGACAAAATGCAGAAGCGGGTTGAGTTTGATCTTAGTTATATTAATAACTGGTCGTTGATGGGGGATATTAAGATCCTAATTAGAACGCCGTTAAGTTTGTTAAGTAAAGATATTTATTAG
- the tviB gene encoding Vi polysaccharide biosynthesis UDP-N-acetylglucosamine C-6 dehydrogenase TviB — MDLENTKIGVIGLGYVGLPLAVEFGKKFKTVGFDINRARIEQLMCGNDVTLEVEEEELSLAQSLEYSFGYEDLKKCNFYIVTVPTPIDDNKQPDLNPLIKASEMLGKVVSEGDVIVYESTVYPGATEEVCIPVVERVSGLKFNDNFFAGYSPERINPGDKQHRVTNILKVTSGSTEQVADYVDDVYKSVITAGTYKASSLKVAEAAKVIENTQRDVNIGLINELSIIFNRLGIDTLEVLEAAGTKWNFLPFRPGLVGGHCIGVDPYYLTHKAQRSGYNPEMILAGRRVNDRMGEYVVSQLIKQMIKKCIQIEKSNILVMGFTFKENCPDLRNTKVIDIVNELKEYNANVDIIDPWCSSDEAIREYGVKIEKTPSKSNYDAIILAVGHEEFKNKGASEIRSFGKNNHVLYDLKYVLKQDEVDLRL, encoded by the coding sequence ATGGATTTAGAAAATACCAAAATAGGTGTAATAGGATTAGGTTACGTAGGACTTCCTCTTGCAGTTGAATTCGGTAAAAAATTTAAAACGGTTGGTTTTGATATTAACCGAGCTAGGATAGAACAGTTAATGTGCGGTAATGATGTGACTTTGGAGGTTGAGGAAGAAGAGCTATCTCTTGCTCAAAGCTTAGAGTACTCATTTGGCTATGAAGATTTAAAAAAATGTAATTTTTATATTGTTACTGTTCCGACACCTATTGATGATAATAAACAACCTGATTTAAATCCTCTTATAAAAGCTAGTGAAATGCTTGGGAAAGTGGTGAGCGAAGGCGATGTCATTGTATATGAGTCAACCGTTTATCCTGGAGCAACTGAAGAAGTATGTATTCCTGTTGTAGAGCGAGTTTCTGGTCTGAAGTTTAATGATAACTTTTTTGCTGGATATTCGCCAGAGAGAATCAATCCAGGTGATAAGCAGCACAGAGTTACAAATATATTAAAGGTCACAAGCGGTTCTACAGAGCAAGTAGCAGATTATGTCGATGACGTATATAAATCAGTTATTACTGCAGGAACATATAAGGCATCTAGCCTAAAAGTAGCGGAAGCAGCAAAAGTAATTGAGAATACACAAAGAGATGTAAATATCGGTTTAATTAATGAGTTATCCATTATATTTAATCGACTAGGTATAGATACTTTAGAAGTTTTAGAAGCTGCTGGAACAAAATGGAATTTCCTTCCTTTTCGACCGGGACTAGTTGGCGGACATTGTATAGGTGTAGATCCTTATTATCTTACTCATAAAGCTCAGCGATCTGGTTATAATCCAGAGATGATACTGGCTGGCCGAAGAGTAAATGATCGTATGGGAGAATATGTTGTTTCTCAGTTAATAAAGCAAATGATTAAAAAATGTATACAAATTGAAAAATCTAATATTTTAGTTATGGGCTTTACTTTTAAAGAAAACTGTCCAGATTTACGAAATACAAAAGTAATTGATATCGTAAATGAATTGAAAGAATACAATGCAAACGTTGATATTATTGATCCTTGGTGCTCCAGTGATGAAGCGATAAGAGAATATGGAGTGAAAATTGAAAAAACTCCTTCTAAATCTAATTATGACGCAATTATTTTAGCTGTAGGTCATGAGGAATTTAAAAATAAGGGCGCGTCAGAGATTCGAAGTTTTGGGAAAAATAATCACGTTTTATATGATTTAAAATATGTTTTAAAACAAGATGAAGTTGACTTGAGACTGTAA
- a CDS encoding NAD-dependent epimerase/dehydratase family protein, whose translation MFCYKKSQTELMKNPKKWLVTGVAGFIGSNILERLLKLNQVVVGLDNFSTGYKKNLDEVRNSVSEEQWDRFKFIEGDIRDYETCLLSVKGIDYVLHQAALGSVPRSIADPITTNSVNISGFLNILNASREEDVSSFTYAASSSTYGDHTALPKTEDVIGNPLSPYAVTKYVNELYSTVFSRNYGFKTIGLRYFNVFGRRQDPAGAYAAVIPKWMSSLINRQEVFINGDGETSRDFCYVENAVQMNILAAIATDEMKDTVYNVAHGERTSLNELFDNIKDTLMAHGVYIDQLPEYKEYRVGDIRHSQADIDKAKTKLGYLPEYDFNSGLSEATKWYLQHLKVIKV comes from the coding sequence ATGTTTTGTTATAAAAAATCTCAAACTGAATTGATGAAAAATCCTAAAAAATGGTTGGTAACTGGAGTAGCGGGCTTCATTGGTTCCAATATTTTGGAAAGATTATTGAAATTAAACCAAGTAGTTGTGGGGTTAGATAATTTTTCCACTGGATATAAAAAGAATTTAGACGAAGTAAGAAATTCTGTATCTGAAGAGCAGTGGGATAGGTTTAAATTTATTGAAGGCGATATTAGAGATTATGAAACATGCTTGTTATCAGTAAAAGGAATTGACTATGTTCTACATCAAGCAGCCTTAGGGTCAGTTCCGCGCTCTATTGCTGATCCTATTACTACCAATAGTGTTAACATTAGTGGTTTTCTAAATATACTAAATGCCTCAAGAGAAGAGGATGTGTCTAGTTTTACATATGCAGCTAGCAGTTCAACGTATGGAGACCACACTGCTCTGCCAAAAACAGAAGACGTTATAGGTAATCCTTTATCACCTTATGCGGTAACAAAATATGTAAATGAATTATACAGTACAGTATTTTCAAGAAATTATGGGTTTAAAACCATTGGTTTGAGATATTTTAATGTATTTGGAAGGCGCCAAGATCCAGCCGGAGCTTACGCTGCAGTTATACCAAAATGGATGTCTAGTTTGATTAATCGCCAAGAAGTATTCATTAATGGTGATGGAGAAACCAGTCGTGATTTTTGCTATGTAGAAAATGCTGTTCAAATGAATATACTTGCTGCCATAGCAACTGATGAAATGAAAGATACTGTTTATAATGTAGCACATGGAGAAAGAACTTCGTTAAATGAGTTGTTTGACAATATTAAAGATACATTGATGGCACATGGTGTTTATATTGATCAGTTGCCTGAATATAAAGAGTATCGAGTTGGCGACATACGACATTCACAAGCCGATATAGATAAGGCAAAAACAAAACTAGGCTATCTTCCTGAATATGATTTTAATTCGGGACTCTCAGAGGCTACTAAGTGGTATTTGCAGCACTTGAAAGTGATAAAGGTATAA
- a CDS encoding acyltransferase family protein — protein MIGQRFTELDGLRGIAAVAVVFYHYLVRYVELYGGDNVVSIDLFWLSYGVQLFFAISGFVIFYSIEKKGVGAEFIVARFARLYPGYLFAVFLTFSIVGAFGLEGRERSVLDLIKNLIIFHSYFGIASIDGVYWTLSYEVVFYGLVFVLAISLKSISLYRKVVFIYLCSSIFILIAGNDYIVSKMLNKTFILDYLSFFIMGMYFCQRVNDENKSDILGMIIILFLMYLKGENWVVFAVVFLIFQMLMNGWLKVLKNNFFCYLGMISYSLYLLHQNIGYVIINLFVDDFGLVLAIMMAIMVSLILATISYYFVERVGKKIVLNQYNKFLTSSFMINKS, from the coding sequence ATGATAGGCCAGCGTTTTACTGAATTAGATGGCTTAAGAGGAATAGCAGCGGTTGCTGTTGTCTTTTACCATTATTTAGTCAGGTATGTTGAGTTGTATGGCGGTGATAATGTTGTATCAATAGACTTATTTTGGCTCAGTTATGGCGTACAATTATTTTTTGCAATAAGTGGCTTTGTTATTTTTTACTCCATTGAAAAAAAAGGAGTTGGTGCAGAGTTCATAGTCGCTAGGTTTGCGCGACTATACCCTGGCTACTTGTTTGCAGTATTTCTTACATTTTCAATCGTTGGAGCTTTTGGTCTTGAAGGTAGAGAAAGAAGTGTTTTAGATTTAATAAAAAATTTAATCATATTTCATAGTTATTTTGGCATTGCAAGTATTGATGGTGTTTATTGGACTCTTTCATATGAGGTTGTGTTTTATGGGTTGGTTTTTGTATTAGCAATCAGCCTAAAGAGTATCTCTTTATATAGAAAAGTAGTGTTTATATATTTATGTTCAAGCATCTTTATTTTGATTGCTGGGAATGATTATATAGTTTCAAAGATGCTAAATAAAACTTTTATTTTAGATTATTTGTCTTTTTTTATAATGGGGATGTATTTTTGCCAGCGAGTAAATGATGAAAATAAATCAGATATTTTAGGTATGATTATTATATTGTTTTTGATGTATTTGAAAGGCGAAAATTGGGTTGTATTTGCAGTCGTTTTTCTTATATTTCAAATGCTGATGAATGGATGGTTGAAAGTTCTTAAAAATAATTTTTTCTGTTATCTGGGAATGATTTCATATTCATTATATCTTTTGCATCAAAATATCGGTTATGTCATCATTAATTTATTTGTTGATGATTTCGGTCTTGTCTTGGCAATAATGATGGCAATAATGGTGTCTTTGATTTTAGCAACTATCTCATACTACTTTGTTGAAAGGGTAGGTAAAAAAATTGTGTTAAATCAATATAATAAATTTTTAACTTCTTCTTTTATGATAAATAAATCATGA
- a CDS encoding O-antigen ligase family protein, producing the protein MAGTLVFSYVLYRSSTILTFTSIIICALTLGAILSLFFGFFIPDLGIHAGETSIDHIGLWKGVYGFKNHLGRFMVVLTLAVFVMIFVFKRTDFKYFLILLMSMFLIYKSGSSTALLLLFICPLIYCFLNIIVSSKINRYIQALVLLIFLSFVLIGILVLPYIVVEIFGKDMTGSGRTDIWFSLFNVSQSPLIGHGFGGVFWGEYNSAYYLLDEAWFNLGHAHNGWVDIWIELGYIGLFLYLLITLKVVYAAYNLVFRKKYNIYAYIFLLILFLFLYSFSGGGFVKQNNMLWVLFCCSWYYVYSRERINVNDDDVSIK; encoded by the coding sequence ATGGCTGGGACATTAGTTTTTTCTTATGTTCTGTATAGGTCTTCTACAATTCTTACTTTTACCTCGATAATTATTTGTGCACTTACCTTAGGGGCTATCTTATCATTATTTTTTGGTTTTTTTATACCTGACCTAGGTATTCATGCAGGTGAAACATCAATAGATCATATTGGATTATGGAAAGGTGTATATGGTTTTAAAAATCATTTAGGTAGATTTATGGTTGTATTAACGTTAGCTGTTTTTGTGATGATATTTGTTTTTAAACGAACTGACTTTAAATATTTCCTTATTTTATTAATGTCTATGTTTTTGATTTATAAGTCTGGCTCATCGACAGCTTTACTATTACTTTTTATTTGCCCTTTAATTTACTGTTTTCTTAACATAATTGTCTCATCAAAAATAAATAGATATATTCAAGCTCTTGTATTATTAATTTTTCTTTCTTTTGTGTTAATAGGGATTCTTGTACTTCCATATATTGTTGTTGAAATATTTGGTAAAGATATGACAGGGTCTGGTAGAACTGATATTTGGTTTTCGTTATTTAACGTATCTCAGAGTCCATTAATAGGTCATGGTTTTGGTGGGGTATTCTGGGGTGAATATAACAGTGCATATTATTTACTTGATGAGGCTTGGTTTAACCTAGGGCATGCACATAACGGATGGGTAGATATATGGATTGAACTCGGTTATATAGGTTTGTTTTTATATTTACTTATAACTTTAAAAGTTGTATATGCGGCATACAATCTTGTATTTAGGAAAAAATATAATATATACGCATATATTTTCTTGTTAATATTATTTTTATTCTTATATTCATTTAGTGGTGGAGGATTTGTGAAGCAAAATAATATGCTTTGGGTTTTGTTTTGCTGTTCTTGGTATTATGTATATTCGCGTGAAAGGATAAATGTAAATGACGATGATGTTTCTATTAAATAG